A DNA window from Brassica napus cultivar Da-Ae chromosome C1, Da-Ae, whole genome shotgun sequence contains the following coding sequences:
- the LOC106419664 gene encoding 40S ribosomal protein S19, mitochondrial, with the protein MSFCTKLGVLQNRNVPMLASLRYMSTKLFIGGLSPGTDDHSLKDAFSTFNGVTEAKVMTNKVTGRSRGYGFVNFISEDSAKSAISAMDGQELNGFNIHVNVAKEWPSLPLSLDQGAIEDKKRGNKMVSRSVWKDPFVDAFLMKKKNAALNRKIWSRRSTILPEYVDSSVRIYNGKTHVRCKITEGKVGHKFGEFAFTRKVTKHPRAQ; encoded by the exons ATGTCTTTCTGCACCAAACTTGGGGTTTTACAAAACAGAAATGTTCCAATGCTTGCTTCACTCCGGTACATGTCCACAAAGCTTTTCATTGGTG GCCTATCACCCGG CACTGACGATCACTCCTTGAAGGATGCTTTCTCTACCTTCAACGGAGTGACAGAGG CAAAAGTCATGACTAACAAAGTCACTGGGAGGTCTAGAGGTTATGGGTTTGTTAACTTCATCAGTGAGGATTCTGCCAAGTCTGCTATTTCAGCTATGGATGGACAG GAGTTGAATGGGTTTAACATCCATGTGAATGTTGCAAAAGAATGGCCGAGTTTGCCATTGTCTTTGGATCAGGGAGCTATAGAAGATAAGAAGAGAGGCAATAAGATGGTGAGCCGATCTGTATGGAAAGATCCATTCGTTGATGCGttcttgatgaagaagaaaaacgcaGCTCTGAACAGGAAGATATGGTCAAGGAGATCGACAATTCTACCAGAGTATGTTGATTCGTCGGTGAGAATCTACAATGGCAAAACTCATGTGCGTTGTAAGATCACTGAAGGGAAAGTTGGGCATAAGTTTGGAGAGTTTGCGTTTACAAGGAAAGTGACCAAGCATCCTAGAGCACAGTAA
- the LOC106436494 gene encoding protein RALF-like 24, producing MLPISQPTGLTTRASYLGVVTQRSPHLPKLSHTDMSRSLALVYLSVLFLQTHLSIAVEATVSSVTKEVDAMLDRNGVIGEEGEEMMPSEISRRVMMMRKQYISYGTLKRDMVPCQKPGASYYACRSGQANSYSRGCNVITRCARDTSDTKT from the coding sequence ATGCTACCTATATCTCAACCGACCGGTTTAACCACAAGAGCTAGCTACTTGGGAGTTGTAACGCAGCGATCACCACATCTACCAAAACTTTCCCACACCGACATGTCGAGATCCTTAGCTCTCGTTTACTTATCCGTACTTTTCCTTCAGACCCATCTCTCGATCGCCGTCGAGGCTACAGTTTCGTCGGTCACTAAAGAAGTCGACGCAATGCTCGACCGGAACGGCGTAATCGGGGAAGAAGGAGAGGAGATGATGCCATCGGAGATAAGCCGGAGAGTAATGATGATGCGGAAACAGTACATAAGCTACGGAACGCTAAAGAGAGACATGGTTCCTTGTCAGAAACCTGGTGCTTCCTACTACGCTTGTCGCTCAGGACAAGCCAATTCTTACAGCCGAGGATGCAACGTCATTACAAGGTGTGCTAGAGACACTAGCGACACCAAGAcctga
- the LOC125580704 gene encoding adenosylhomocysteinase 2, which produces MALLVEKTSSGREYKVKDMSQADFGRLEIELAEVEMPGLVSCVTEFGPSQPLKGARITGSLHMTIQTAVLIETLTALGAEVRWCSCNIFSTQDHAAAAIARDSAAVFAWKGETLQEYWWCTERALDWGPGGGPDLIVDDGGDATLLIHEGVKAEEIFAKTGQLPDPTSTDNPEFQIVLSIIKDGLQVDPKKYHKMKERLVGVSEETTTGVKRLYQMQETGALLFPAINVNDSVTKSKFDNLYGCRHSLPDGLMRATDVMIAGKVAVICGYGDVGKGCAAAMKTAGARVIVTEIDPICALQALMEGLQVLTLEDVVSEADIFCTTTGNKDIIMVDHMRKMKNNAIVCNIGHFDNEIDMQGLETYPGVKRITIKPQTDRWVFPDTKSGIIVLAEGRLMNLGCATGHPSFVMSCSFTNQVIAQLELWNEKSSGKYEKKVYVLPKHLDEKVAALHLGKLGARLTKLTKDQSDYVSIPVEGPYKPVSYRY; this is translated from the exons ATGGCGTTGCTTGTAGAGAAGACGTCGAGTGGCCGTGAGTACAAGGTCAAGGACATGTCTCAGGCCGACTTCGGCCGTCTCGAGATCGAGCTCGCCGAAGTCGAAATGCCTGGTCTCGTCTCTTGCGTCACCGAGTTCGGACCATCTCAGCCGctcaaaggagcgagaatcaCCGGTTCTCTCCACATGACCATCCAAACCGCTGTCCTCATCGAGACCTTAACCGCTCTCGGCGCAGAGGTCAGATGGTGCTCCTGCAACATCTTCTCCACCCAGGACCACGCCGCCGCCGCCATTGCCCGTGACTCCGCAGCCGTGTTCGCGTGGAAAGGGGAGACTCTCCAGGAGTACTGGTGGTGCACGGAGAGGGCTCTCGACTGGGGTCCTGGAGGTGGTCCCGACCTGATCGTCGACGACGGTGGTGACGCTACTCTCCTTATCCACGAAGGTGTTAAGGCTGAGGAGATCTTCGCCAAGACCGGTCAGCTCCCCGACCCGACTTCCACCGACAATCCTGAGTTTCAGATCGTGTTGTCGATCATCAAAGATGGTCTTCAGGTTGATCCCAAGAAGTACCACAAGATGAAGGAGAGGTTGGTTGGTGTCTCTGAGGAGACCACCACTGGTGTTAAGAGGCTTTACCAGATGCAGGAGACTGGAGCTCTCTTGTTCCCTGCCATTAACGTTAATGACTCCGTCACCAAGAGCAAg TTTGACAACTTGTATGGATGTCGTCACTCACTCCCTGACGGTCTCATGAGAGCCACCGATGTCATGATCGCCGGAAAGGTCGCTGTTATCTGCGGTTACGGTGATGTCGGAAAGGGTTGTGCTGCTGCCATGAAAACCGCTGGTGCACGTGTGATCGTGACTGAGATCGATCCAATCTGTGCCCTTCAGGCTCTCATGGAAGGCCTTCAAGTTCTAACCCTTGAGGACGTCGTCTCTGAAGCTGACATCTTTTGCACCACCACTGGAAACAAAGACATCATCATGGTCGACCAcatgaggaagatgaagaacaaCGCCATCGTCTGCAACATTGGTCACTTTGACAATGAAATCGACATGCAAGGGCTTGAGACTTACCCTGGTGTGAAACGCATCACCATCAAGCCACAGACTGATAGGTGGGTGTTCCCTGACACCAAATCAGGAATCATTGTGTTAGCCGAGGGTCGTCTGATGAACTTGGGATGTGCCACTGGACACCCGAGTTTCGTGATGTCTTGCTCGTTCACCAACCAGGTGATTGCACAGCTTGAGCTCTGGAACGAGAAGTCAAGTGGGAAGTATGAGAAGAAGGTATATGTTTTGCCTAAACACTTGGATGAGAAGGTTGCTGCACTTCACTTGGGCAAGCTAGGTGCTAGACTCACCAAGCTCACCAAGGACCAATCTGACTACGTTAGCATACCCGTTGAAGGTCCCTACAAGCCTGTTAGCTACAGGTactga